gggggtagacagcataacggttatgcaaagagactctcctgcctgaggctccaaggtcccaggttcaattccttgcaccaccataaaccagggctgtgcAATgcactggtaaaacaaaaaacaaacaagaaccctcataaataaataaataaataaataaataaataaataaatgaaatctttttaaaaaacagataaaGAGTGAGCACTACCCTTGGGCTCCCTGGCATTGCACATGCTCAGTAGCTCCCTTGTCTGGTCACCCTGTCCCCTGGTCCACCCATTTTATCAGACACTAGTAGGGGTCTCTATAGCTGCAGCAGGCTCTCATGGATTTAACAAATGCCAAAGCCCATTCCCAGGCAGGCAATACCCCGAAGAGGCTCCTGCAATTCTGCCCACATCCTCCTTGGCGATTTGGGGCACAGGGAAAATTAAAGGCCACGTGGAGCTGAGTTTGGACCTCACACCTTTCACCTGCTCTGCACAAAAAGAACTTTCTGGAAATGCCTTCACACTTTGGCGTAAAATGTGAACCATATTCACCAAGCTCTCTGAAGACACTcaggaagggccaggtggtggcacacctggttaaatgctcacattacagtacacaaggacctgggtttctggCCCCCACTTTCAAAgggaggctttacaagtggtgaaggaggtcttcaggtatctctctccctctctctcccttccctctcaatttctgtttctatccaaaataaataattttttttttaaaaaaaagggtgtTATGGAGTGTGTTGGGCCACTCCATGTGGAGCCTGGCACAGAAATACGGGGGTTTATGCTAGTGTATCCTCTCCCTTGATTCTAAAGTCTCCAGTTGGGGCTTAGTGTGTCCTCATGCATGTGGTCAGCTGCCCTCAGGCCCACCTGCTCCCAAACTCACTACCCTTCCAGCCCACCTTCTTGGGGTCTTTAGGGTATCTGCCCTGCCTGACTTTGGGTTCCCCAGGGGGTACACCATGGGTCAGTCCAGGAAGGGGGCAGGCAGAGGGGGGCTCACCAGGGCTCCTTCCAGGCATGTGGCATAGTTGTAGCCTCGCCCCATGACCAGGAGAGACCGCTGCGTGTAGAGCTCCAGGGCCAGGTCGTGGATCTTCTCATCCAACGACAGCACTTCCTTGATCAGCTCTGGTGGGGAAGGCAAGGGACAAAGCAAAGGGAAGAGCCAGTCATAGGGATCACATCAAAAGCCATGGAGCACTGTCATGGCATGCAGGACAAGGCTTTGGGGTGCTTTCAGTGCACCTGCCTTCTTGGTGTTAGTTTACAAAAGGGCTGAGTGGCCAGGAAGGTAGAGCACACAGGAAGAGGTCAGAGACCAAGGGGATCAGGTGTGTGAGCAGGTGGAGGAAGAGGGTTTGGGCAGACAGCAGAGCCAGTGCAAAGGCCCTATGGTGAAAGAGCATGGCACAGCTGACATCTGGCTAGTGAGGCAGctcagggaggggaggagacTAGGATGATGTTAGAGGTCAAAGGGTAGGGGAGGCAGCTGGGACCCAGAGTGCAGGGCTGAGGAGTGTAGACTTTAACCCCAGCCCAGTAGAAACTTCCAGAGGGATCTGAGGGCCAAGGGGAGGCTTTGAGGAGAAGGAAGTGATGAGTTCTGGATCTGCCCAGAGGGAACTTACTGGGCAAGAGTTGTGGAACTTACCAGGCAAGGCTTTCAGGCCTCGGATGATCTCATGCCTTCGGTTCTGCAGTGAGAGCCGGTCTTCTGACATCATCAGGCCAAACATCACCATGGATATGAACTGGCTGGTGTAGGCCTGTGGTGaggggggggttggggtggggcttGGATGGTAGCAGCTCTGGCATGGTGGGTGGCACCTGCCCCAATGGCACTCAGGGAGGACCCCTGTCCCCTGCCTGCCTTCCAGCAGAGGCCGCCCAAGGGGTTCCTCCTACCTTGGTGCTGGCCACTCCGACCTCAGGCCCTGCGTTGATGTGGACTCCACAGTCAGTCTCCCGGGAGATGGAGCTGCCCACGGTGTTGGTGACGCCCACCGTCAGGGCCCCGCGGTCCTTGCAATAGCGCAGTGCCAGGAGGGTGTCTGCGGTTTCACCTGCCACACAGGGTCCTTCAAGTCAGaagccccagcccctgcctccctgcctccccgaATTTCCTCTCTGCTCTTACATGGTCACGTGCCCAGACCCTGTTCCTGTGGCATGTGCTCTCTTGTCCACTGACTGAGTTCTTATTGACACCTATGGGCACCATTATCCCTGCCCCCCTTGAGTGAAGGGGTCAGAGATGTAGTACACCAATGCCAGCTCACCCCAAGCCACATGGCCAACTAATGTTGCTCTGATGACACGAGGTCAGCTGGGTGGATGGTTACTGTGGCCAAGAAGCTCAATATGTGAGTCTCCTAGCTTTCACAGGGTTTAGAGTGTTCCATCCAGTAGACACTCCCTCTACCTTAACCCCCCGGTAGGTGCCTGAAACTATGAATAGTGCAAACTGTAAATATAGATAAGTGATATATATTTGGGCcacagaaatagctcacttgaatagtgtggtgctttgtcatgtgtatgacctgggtttgaacctggctcccactacactgaaggaagcatcagcgctgtggtgtctctcttcacctatctctgtttctctatccttaaaaaataaagacactgcATTTTCTCTTGCATTTACATACTTATGATAAAGTTTAATTCATAAATTAGGCATAATAAGgggtcattaataataataaaatagaatagttatAACAATATACTGTAGTAGAAGTTATGTTGATTGTTCTCTTTCTAGAAATATCTCATCAGAGGTCATATTTTTGGATTGAGGCCAACTGCAGGTGACTGCAACCATTATACACATTatacaaaggacctgggttcaagccctggtccctacctacaggggagaagctgcacaagtggtgaagtaggtctgtaggggcctctctttctctctccctctttatctttcccttccatttcagtttctgtctctatccaatgaataaattgacttaaaaaaaaaagaaagtgaaaatttgAATGGGGTGACAGCTTCCATGAAAACGCAAACATTCTAGAGCTCACATGGATTGTAGCACGAGGCCCTGGGTCACCTCCCTGACTCATTGCAAAATTTTGAGGAGATTTTTCCCCACTAAATAAGCCCAGTACAAATGTATGGAtgcctgggagtgtggatcctgAAGTCCTGAGCATGGGAcagcagggggagggagaagtaggGGGCAGGAGACAGCTCTGGGTGCTTGGCCCATCACCACGTGACCGGTAGTCGAAGTTAAATGATCTTACGTGAGAAAGTGTAGCATGTGGCAGGTGTATGGAGCCTAAGTGGTAGATCCCTCACCTACCTATGGGAGTCAGACTGATGCCCCTCTGAGTCCCTTACCTGACTGGCTGATGAAAAAACAAACGTCATCCCGGAACACAGGTGTGTTCCTGTCTAGAAAATCACTAGCAAGTTCCACCATCACCGGCAGCTCCGTCAGTTCCTCCAACACCTGTCGTGTCTGAAACCAATAAGAACAGGGTCCAAGGTCAGAACCTGACCTATAGCATGAGGTCAGGGACAGTGGGTGTCTAGGGACAGTCTGTGACATGGCCTTTCCATATCCAGGCTGTGAGGGGACATGGAGAAAGGGCTCCCTACTGGCTCTCATGCTGGCTCATGAGCCCTCAGAataacactgcaggtggggttcacACCCCCTTCCTCAGTCTGGGCACCCAGCAGGGCCCAGTGAGATGCACTCACGGCCACGGCGGCATGGTAACTGGTCCCACAGCCAATGACGATGAGCCTTCTGCAGCGTCGGATCTCCTTCAGGTGGTCCTTCAAGCCCCCCAGGAGCACTGCAGGAACACACGAGATTAATGCTGCCCCTCTCAAGATCCGCAGCTAGAGGCTGGGGCCTATGAGGGCAGAGGGAAGGACAGGGGGTAGAGGTTACCTGTGTTGGTTTCAAAGTTCACCCGACCTCTCATGGTATTGAAAACTGATTCAGGCTGTTCGAAGATCTCCTTCTGCATGAAGGCGCTGAAGCTCCCTGGTCAGATACACAAGCTGGGTCAGTGTCCACTACTTCACGAACCTGCGTGTCATCCTTGTGCAGAGGCCATGCTAATCGTCTCTGTATCATTCCATTATTTTAGTATATGTGTTGCCGAAGCGAGCTCACTAGTGTCCATTTAGTTAAATGTCACTGCTTCACTTGTTTCTCAGCTGCTAATCTAATTTGGTATCTGCAGTCTTTGAGTGCTGGTTTTTAATCCTGGAATTGCTCACTCATACCCAAAGGGTATCTGCTGGGCTCTGTCCCTCCCCATGCTCAGAGTGACAGGGCAGAGGACCACAGATCTGCTTCTGGATCCGATTGTTCTATTTCTCTGGTGTGCATAGCTGGCTAGAAGGCTGTGGAGTCCACTCAGAACAGGGTAAAGTGTCTCTGgggatcccccccacccccacctagaGCACCTGCCTCTGACGCTGCTACTCCCAGGCCCTCAGAGGACACCTGCCTTTCATGATCTGCTGTAACTCCATCTGCAAGGTTTGGATGGCTCGAGATGGGTCATCACTGGCCAAACGCTTGATCCGGTGAATGGAGAGCTTCCCATCGGCCACTGCAGCAATGTCATCATCCTCCAGGAAGATGACCCGGTTGGTGTGTTCAATGATGGCACTGGGGGAGGAAACACAGGCATTATAGCTGGTCTGCACCAGGCAGGCCTGGCACTCACCGCTTCCCGAAGGTGGGCCCTCAGGGCACTGGAGGGACAGGGACATCAAGCTGTGAGCACCCAGTCACACCTCCTTCCTGTCCCTAGACCTGTATGGGAGCCAGTCCCAGACATCATCTGCAAACATTTAAACTCATATGTCTGAGAGATAAAGTGTCATTTTCTAACCTACTATATCATATCATTGTCACACCTGACATGAAGTTATTTCTTCCTATCATCAAATATCTGGTATGTTCCAATTTCCCCTATCATCTCCAGATACCCTTTTATCATTGCTTTCATCAAATCAGGATCCAAACTTTGGAGAACACTCGGGCACCAACACACTATTCTGAAGCACCAACAGGACAGATTTTCCTTCCCCAAAGGCTTGGATGTAGGTAATGGGGCTGGTCTTTATGGAGGCATTCCaggctcttcctccctcccttcattctttctttttttaaaatttgccagagcactgttcacttctggcttatggtggtgctggggattgaacctgggatctctgagcctcagccattaaagtaatatatatatatatgcatatgtatacatatacatatatatatatatatatatgatttatttatttattttgcctccaggggcctagtgccagcactacaaatcctggtgaacattcctccctttttttattgactaggacagaaagaagttgagagaggagagtgagatagagaagaagaaagacagacacctgcagacccgcctcaatgcttatgaagcatcccccctgcaagtgggtagcaGGGGATTAGAACCCTGATCTTTGTgtaggtgggtccttgcacttaatagtatgtgtgcttagtactatgtgtgcttaaccgggtgcaccaccgcctggcactTGGCAGgaaaggtttttgcataaccacagtgctatctccccagccctacagtGGCTTTCAACTTCAGTAGCAAGGAAGCACGTCAGCCTCTTCTGAGTGTGCAGGTGAAATGTTGGTACTAAAACCAGGAGCAAGCCATCTTTCTCAGATTTCAGAGTCACTGTTTTATAGAGTGATGAGAACTTGGACTTGGCAGTCGATCGAACCCCAAACCCAGATCCTGGCTTGCTCTTCAAGTCAACATTTAGACTCAGGCAGAGGCAGGTGGAAGGGACCAAAGTTCTGGAATTACCTGCCCCATCTCAAGGGAGCAGTCACTTGAGCAGAACCACACTGGAGCACAGTCACAGTGCTCAGAGCTGCTCCTTCCCCACAGAAGCCAGAAATGGAGACCTTGGTGTGACATCTCCCAAGTTTAAAATCATCAGTAGTTGAGTCCATGGCTTTGTGCAGGCCCTGACCTTTGTGTGCATCTGTGGACCTAGTGAGGACCCCCAGGGCTGCGGTGATGGCTGGGCAGAGCTCTCTGAGCACAGGGCTTCTGAAATGGGTGCTGCACAGCCTGCCAGTGAGTGTGCCTTTCCTGCCCCTTGCTGAGCCATGAGAAAGCatcttcactgggggtggggggagtgagccAGTCACCCCAGATTATATAACCCTAGGATGGAGGAGTGGGGTGGGCAACAGGGCCCAACAACCTGGCGTCAGAAGCGAAGAAGAACTCTACAGCTTTGTTGCCCACAGCATGGAGGCAGGTGGAGCTGTCCAGCCTCTTCACCCTTGTCTTGCAGATGTTCTTCACATTCTCAATGTTGCCTAGGAAGAGGCGGGAGGCAAAGGGGAGAGCAGAGCCTGTTAAATGCTTCTGTTTGAATAACACGAAGCCAGGAGCCAACTTCCCCCCTTTGAATGTGCGTGGGAGAGATGCGCCATTTTTAGCTTTGGCTGCATCAGCCAAATCGTGCAAAAAATCCCCAAATAGCACCACAGGAGCATTTTCACGGCTGCAAATAAAACAAACCCAGTTGACGCTGAAAACCAGAGCACGGAGGCCTTTACATAATGTGTGTCCCCCAGCCTGGTGTCAGTATTTGGAAAACAGTTGTAACGAAAAACTTGTGAAAAATCAGCGTGGTCTCAGTTGCATGAAAACATCTTTGACATAGAGCCATGTTCTGGGCAACCAGGCACCTAGAATGTGGTGGTGGGAGAGGGCACCCAGGGGGAGCACCCTGCCTGTGAGGGGGCTGCCCTATGCTGGCAGGTCCTGAGAAACTCACGTGTCCGGTACAAGATGGGGACCTGCTCGGTGGAGAGCTTGTATTTGCTGCGCACGCCAATCAGCAGGGGGCTGCCTCTCCTGCAGAGACCAGAGGGACACTGCTGGGGATGGAGaaccttttatttacttatttattttgatgcgACACTAAGGAGTGAACTGAGgccctcacacatgtgcaagaaGCAGGTTTCTAGGGCCACTTTTAAGTTTTGtatgctgagaggaggagagaagtagagatagagacagagatagtaagaaagaaaagaaagaaagaaaggaagagagggaaggagggaggaaggaagagagagaaagaagagacaggcagcaagaggagaaggaaagatgagaaagcacagctccaccatccacggagctcCCCTATCTGGGGCTGTCCACAGTACTCCTGTGTGGTGCCCAGGATCAAGTCCAGGCCCTCACTCATGACAAGTCATGTGCTTCGCCTGTTGAGCTATTGCCCAGCCCTTGATGTGCTCTTAGCTCTGAGATGGGCTACCCACATCCAGCTGTTTTTCTGGGAGGACTGACACACTGAGAccctgtcgggggggggggggaactctcCATGTTAGCAGATGCTCCTGAGACTTGGAGTGGGGGTCTGCAGGCTCCCCTATGCCACCTGCCTGCCCAAGAGGGCTCCACTGGTCAGACCACAGAGCCTTAGACTGAGGAAGTCATGGTCTGTGAGTCAGATCAGCAGGAACCCAGCCCATAGGCATCTACGTTGTCTGCTAATCCGACTCGCAGCAACTAAGACTATTTTCCAGCTATTGTTGACCTGTTTGGATGTC
Above is a genomic segment from Erinaceus europaeus chromosome 9, mEriEur2.1, whole genome shotgun sequence containing:
- the GFPT2 gene encoding glutamine--fructose-6-phosphate aminotransferase [isomerizing] 2 isoform X2 — encoded protein: MCGIFAYMNYRVPRTRKEIFETLIKGLQRLEYRGYDSAEQDSMDLKMEFDTHFGIAHTRWATHGVPNAVNSHPQRSDKDNEFVVIHNGIITNYKDLRKFLESKGYEFESETDTETIAKLIKYVFDNQETEDVTFSTLVERVIQQLEGAFALVFKSIHYPGEAVATRRGSPLLIGVRSKYKLSTEQVPILYRTRNIENVKNICKTRVKRLDSSTCLHAVGNKAVEFFFASDASAIIEHTNRVIFLEDDDIAAVADGKLSIHRIKRLASDDPSRAIQTLQMELQQIMKGSFSAFMQKEIFEQPESVFNTMRGRVNFETNTVLLGGLKDHLKEIRRCRRLIVIGCGTSYHAAVATRQVLEELTELPVMVELASDFLDRNTPVFRDDVCFFISQSGETADTLLALRYCKDRGALTVGVTNTVGSSISRETDCGVHINAGPEVGVASTKAYTSQFISMVMFGLMMSEDRLSLQNRRHEIIRGLKALPELIKEVLSLDEKIHDLALELYTQRSLLVMGRGYNYATCLEGALKIKEITYMHSEGILAGELKHGPLALIDKQMPVIMVIMKDPCFTKCQNALQQVTARQGRPIILCSRDDTESSKFAYKTIELPPTVDCLQGILSVIPLQLLSFHLAVLRGYDVDFPRNLAKSVTVE
- the GFPT2 gene encoding glutamine--fructose-6-phosphate aminotransferase [isomerizing] 2 isoform X1, producing MCGIFAYMNYRVPRTRKEIFETLIKGLQRLEYRGYDSAGVAIDGNNSEVKERHIQLVKKRGNVKALDEELYKQDSMDLKMEFDTHFGIAHTRWATHGVPNAVNSHPQRSDKDNEFVVIHNGIITNYKDLRKFLESKGYEFESETDTETIAKLIKYVFDNQETEDVTFSTLVERVIQQLEGAFALVFKSIHYPGEAVATRRGSPLLIGVRSKYKLSTEQVPILYRTRNIENVKNICKTRVKRLDSSTCLHAVGNKAVEFFFASDASAIIEHTNRVIFLEDDDIAAVADGKLSIHRIKRLASDDPSRAIQTLQMELQQIMKGSFSAFMQKEIFEQPESVFNTMRGRVNFETNTVLLGGLKDHLKEIRRCRRLIVIGCGTSYHAAVATRQVLEELTELPVMVELASDFLDRNTPVFRDDVCFFISQSGETADTLLALRYCKDRGALTVGVTNTVGSSISRETDCGVHINAGPEVGVASTKAYTSQFISMVMFGLMMSEDRLSLQNRRHEIIRGLKALPELIKEVLSLDEKIHDLALELYTQRSLLVMGRGYNYATCLEGALKIKEITYMHSEGILAGELKHGPLALIDKQMPVIMVIMKDPCFTKCQNALQQVTARQGRPIILCSRDDTESSKFAYKTIELPPTVDCLQGILSVIPLQLLSFHLAVLRGYDVDFPRNLAKSVTVE
- the GFPT2 gene encoding glutamine--fructose-6-phosphate aminotransferase [isomerizing] 2 isoform X3, giving the protein MDLKMEFDTHFGIAHTRWATHGVPNAVNSHPQRSDKDNEFVVIHNGIITNYKDLRKFLESKGYEFESETDTETIAKLIKYVFDNQETEDVTFSTLVERVIQQLEGAFALVFKSIHYPGEAVATRRGSPLLIGVRSKYKLSTEQVPILYRTRNIENVKNICKTRVKRLDSSTCLHAVGNKAVEFFFASDASAIIEHTNRVIFLEDDDIAAVADGKLSIHRIKRLASDDPSRAIQTLQMELQQIMKGSFSAFMQKEIFEQPESVFNTMRGRVNFETNTVLLGGLKDHLKEIRRCRRLIVIGCGTSYHAAVATRQVLEELTELPVMVELASDFLDRNTPVFRDDVCFFISQSGETADTLLALRYCKDRGALTVGVTNTVGSSISRETDCGVHINAGPEVGVASTKAYTSQFISMVMFGLMMSEDRLSLQNRRHEIIRGLKALPELIKEVLSLDEKIHDLALELYTQRSLLVMGRGYNYATCLEGALKIKEITYMHSEGILAGELKHGPLALIDKQMPVIMVIMKDPCFTKCQNALQQVTARQGRPIILCSRDDTESSKFAYKTIELPPTVDCLQGILSVIPLQLLSFHLAVLRGYDVDFPRNLAKSVTVE